The sequence CAGAATACTGCTGTAGAAACAAAATATTGATTCCGCAGGATAAAAGTTAATCCAGCAATACAGACAGCCCATAATATTCTACTAATACGAGCATTGGGAATGGAGCGCGGATCTGTAATCATAAATAAAGCAAACAGCAACAATGAGCCACTCATTAACCGATGTAAATAAACATCAAAAGTCCAACCCAGCCAAAAATTTCTAATTGCTTCCAATAAAGCGTAGCTACCTAAAAAAGCCGCCGTTGTATCCCATCTACCAACTCGTTTTAATACTATTCCGCCAGTACCAGCAAATAAAAGTGCATACCACCACTCATCTCCCCATTGTCCAGGGGAAACCCAGGCATCTTTAGTAAGCATCAATACACAGATAATGCCAAAATTAGCAGGATTAAAGAAATGTTTTTGATTAAATTTAAATATAAATTTACTTAAAATTGCTAATGCCCCTGCTAGTACCATTGTGGGATAATTATCTGCTCTGAGAAGCAAGCTAAGACCTAAAGATGTGATGGTAGCACTTTTAAGAGAAAGTAATTTTTCATTGGTTGTTAAACTTGGTTTGATTTCTGGCGAATCGTTAGGATTTTCAAATATAAAACCTCTAATTTTTTGGTTAATTTCTGGCAAAATAGAGATAGCTAACCATTGAGTAATTAGACAAGTTGCTATCACCGTTATAATTAACTCAGGTCTTAGTGTCCAGTCTCTAGTACTGATACCTAAAACTAGGAAAGTAGAGAGAAATAAAATTTGATAATCACGAGCATCTTGTAGCAGCATGACTAATTGATTAAAGGATGACGGTAGACTTAATCTAGATACAGCAAAGCTATCAGCAGTAGTTTCGTAACGAATTTGTTACGAAACTACTGTGAGCGTTATAGATTTAAGATGCACAAACTAAGTCAATTGTTGCTAGTATGCGTTAATTTTTGATGCCGGATTTCACCGTTACATTTTAAGTAACAAAATCAGCTATAGCAGTTAGGACAAATTACTCCTCCCTGCTATCTCCCACTCAGCCCAAATAACAAACGCGCGAAGCACAACAGCTTATAGCCAGCTTTCGATTGGCGCAGTTGAGTTAACCAAATTCATGCCAGCCTCGGCAAACCTAGCGAAGGCATCATCAGCTTGTTCTGTGTAATCTACCACTCCAGGTACTACAACTGGCGATGTGCAATCTTCCAGAAGGTATATTTTTTGAGCTAAGTTAGAATGTTTGGCTGTTATTTCTGTTAATAAATCTTCAATTGTCCAAGCTACACAGTGACTCTTAGCTTGACCAGCAATGATTACTGCATCAAATTCCAGCAGATGTTGAATAAAGCTGGTATTTTTCTGCGCTATTGGTTGTCCATTAACATCTTGTAAAACTTCCGCACTCAATACTGAATAGTTTTCAGTTAAAGGATTATCACCTTTAATTTCAAATCTAGTTTGGCTACTTCTAGCAATGCTATGAAAGAATAATGCCTCTTCGACTGCTGAAACTAAGGCATGACCAATGCCTCCCAGCATGGAATGATAAGGCCAAACTGTTAAGGGATACTTACCTGCATTACTGAGTTGCTGCACATAATGAAAAGCGTGTGCTTGTAATGTAGAGTAATCGCCACCACTAATATCAGCAACAGCAGGATTTACTTTCCATAAACCTTGTTTAATATCGGCGGGTGTAATGTTGGTAGCGGCGGGTGTGGGGTGTTCGCCTGCATCGTTTATCCAGAAGATGGGATGGAAGATTTGCATAGCAGTGTGAGTATCCATTGTAGGTGCGATCGCGCTTATCACTCCCAAATTTCGATAAATAAATTCACACAACCGCACATTATCATCTACAGCACCCGTACCGCTTCTACCACCAACAAATAGTTCAAATTCAGGCAAGCAAAACGTATTTTGCACATCAATTAATAACAGGCAAATGCGAGTTTTATCCTGTGATGCAGGTGGAATCTCGTACTTTTTCGCCCAATCTTTCGCATCAACAGCCCTTTCTTGATAGGGTACTCGCCACAATTGCCCAACTTTAGTAGCATCAAAGTGTGAAGGAATGGGTAGTTGAGTTATTGTTTGTAAAATCATAATATTGCCTCGTCATTGATAATTGATAATTGTTAATTGAACAGAGTTGCTTACAAATTTAGCCCAACTACTGTTAAATCAGGTGAATGCTCAACTAGGAATTGATAATATATTTCCTGTTTAGATTGAGGCGGCAGCATTAGTGACCATTCGAGTATTCCCATCTTATCCGCTTCAATTTGGGGATTGCAGCGCGTTAGGCGTACTTTAATTTGCTCGTTACGGCTGAGTGGTACTTGTTCAGATAGTTTAATCGTAACTTGCTCGTCACGTAAATTAGTAATCACTAGGCGATAGGCATAAGTAGTCCGACGGTGACTACCTATCAACTTTTTATCTACCTGACGCTCAACTAAATCGCGCTCTATTTTTAAACTTTCATCAATACCTAAGTTGAGTTTAAACTCTTGACCGGGTGCAATATTTTCCAATTGGGTAGTACCGACAAAAGTATTGTTCCGAAAGATATTTGCTTTACCAGGTAATAAAGTTGCACCTGTTTGAGGATTAGTCACAGTTGCTTGCAGATAAGCAAAGCTAACTAGCCGAGGAATGGCAATATACTCTTTGCGACACGGATAATCGTCGCTGAAAATCGTCACTTTATGAGGTGTGCCATCAGAGGGGATATTGCTGCTTTGTTTGAGTTGGAAAGTAACGACACCCCCTTGCGTTGATACTTCTGCTGCCACAGTTTCGACTGCAAACATAGCATCAGTCTCTTCGTAGTCTTCAGGAAGATTAGCAGACCTTAGCATCCTTTGCCTCGGCATATTCATTGGAGCGCTAGGTAATGCCATCGGAGGAGGTGGGTAATCTACTCTTGGTCTGAGAACATCGATATACCAAGGATTTAACTTGGGTGGTAATGTTCCTAGTTCTGGTTTAGCTGTGGAAAGAGTAAGAAACGCATCTATCCAATCTTCACCAGTACGTTGCTGTACTTCTGCTAAATAGTTGATATTTACTCGTTCACCGTTGTCACTAATTTGTAAATCGTAAAGTGGTATCCAGCTAGCTTGCTTAACAACATAGGATACCTCAATTTCAAAATTGCAAGCAGCAGTAGGGGCGATTGTGACAATCAGGTTTAAACTTTCTTGAACGCGAGGTATTTGCAATTGTTGCAACTGTTGGCGGAGTATCTGTAGCTGCTGGTTAATGTCATTACGCTGCTGTTCATTTTGGGTAATGACAGTAGAATAATCGTTATAGTGCTGCCCTAAAAAGTTGAGCAAATCTCTAGCTTCATTAATTCCTGCTTGTTGACTGGCTAAACTTTTTGAGAAACGCTCAACAGATTTTTCACTCAAGGAGTGGATAAAATTCCGTTGCAATTGCACAGATGCTAATATATTTTGAATACCTCGTTCTTGTGCTTCTAATTCTCGAATTTGTTGAGTTAACTCAGTAAGTTGTTGATCAACAGATTCAACCTGAGATACAAGTTTTGTGCTAATTTCTAATACCCGTACTGCTTGGGTTCCCGCACCGCTAACCCTTAGAGATTCGGGATTGAGAATTGCTGGTAACCCTAAAATTATAAGTTCTTTTTCTTGACCATCCAGCGCTACAACACCACGTCGTCTGATTCTTGCTTGCTCTGTGTAGATTGTTACTGCACAGATTAGGGTATCTACTGTCTTACTGATATCGGAATTTAATGTTTCTGAGTTCACACAAGTCAACCTTCAGGATAGTGTTCTAAACACTATCCTGGCAGAAGAATGGAATTTATACCCTATATAGATGTGTTACAAAAATCAAAATGTTACTCGCTTCACCAAGCACGGAAGTAATAAATTGCGTTCACCTACAGATGGTGTATAGAATACAGTTTTGCGTAAGTCCTGTAGGTTTAATGATTTTTTACTTAAGCTTTACAGAATCGAGAAAAGCTTTAGCATCAGGAGCATCTACCTTGCCATCTTTGGCTGCAAATACAGCTTGATAAGCTTTGAGGTTTTTAGGGTTAATAAATATCCTCGCTTTAGCACTTAAACCATTCGGCAGAGTCATGAGAAATTCTCTGCCTGGATATTCACCTTGACTAATCTTTGTTTCGTTTTTGACAGTCGCTCCAACTGTCTTAGCCATACTATCTCGACCACCATCTAAAATTTTGTCAACATTCACATTAGTAAGTTTTGCTCCTTTAGGGGCAGGTAAATTAACATGACCAGTTAAATATAAACGCTGATTGGCATTATCAATATATCTAACTTCAGTTCCAGAAATTTCTCCTTGTTGGGCTTTAGAAGCTCTTTTTTGTTCATTAGGTTTATCTGGAAATTTAGCGCTATATTTTCCATCGGTTGAAGAATAATTATACCAATTTTTGCTGACAGCAGATGTATCAGAACTAGCGGCTGTTTTAGGAGATGCAGCAGGTGATGCTGGTACATTAGAGACAGAGGAAGATGTGGAAGTGGGCGATTGAGCAGGGGTGGGTGCATTAGCTTGCTTACTACTATTACAAGCAGTTACGGGAATAATTAAACCAAAAACAATGGCTAGTAAACGCAGTTTCATATTGCAATTATTGAAAACATTTATTGGCAACAAATCTGAAAAAGTAAATTCCGTTACACTGCACACGGTCAGAGATTGCGGTTTTTTGGCGTGATTGGCGATTAGTGATTAATCATTATTAATTGGTCATTGATAATTGTTCATTGTTAATTGTTAATTGCTCGGAAATTCCAGCTAAATCTAGTATTTCGGGAATCAAGTCTTCTCGCTTGACTGCCATCATGTGAATACCCTGGCAAAGTTGACGCGCTACCTGGACTTGTTCGGCGGCAATCTTAATACCTTCCTGTAAAGGATCTGATGCACTTGCTAAACGATCAATTGTGTGCTGTGGAATGTTAACTCCTGGTACGCAGCGATTAATAAATTCGGCATTTTTAGCAGATTTCAGTAAGAAAATACCAGCTAAAATCGGTTTGTCTGTACCAGCAGCGATTTGATCCATAAATTTTTCCAGTTTGTCAAAGTTAGAAATTAGCTGACTTTGGAAAAACTGTGCGCCTGCTTCTACTTTGCGTTCAAACCTGCGCTGTAGTCCAGACCAACTAGAAGATTCTGGATCGACTGCGGCACCAACAAACAAGTCTGTAGCGCCGTCAGTTAAGAGTTTATCGTTACAATCGAATCCGTGATTGAGTTTGCGAATCAGTTGCAGTAGGCGTACTGATTCTAGATCAAAAACACTTTTAGCGTCGGGATGATCGCCTGCTTTGACTGGATCACCAGTGAGGGCAAGGATGTTGCGAATACCAAGGGCGTGTGCGCCCATGAGGTCAGCTTGTAATCCGATGCGGTTGCGATCGCGGCAAGCTACTTGACAAATTGGTTCAATTCCGTGCTGTAACAAGATCACAGAAGCAGCTACAGGAGACATCCGCAATACTGCCCGACTACCATCAGTAATATTAACGGCGTGGACTCTGCCTTTGAGGGTTTGCGCCATCCGCACCATAAGTGCAGGATCGCCTCCCTTGGGGGGTGCTACCTCTGCGGTAACTATAAATTCACCAGCCTTGACGGCAGCACGAAAATTATTCATTCTGAAATTGGGACTGACTGTATAGATATATTGTGGACTTTTGATTAGTCTACAATCCTAAATTGGTTAAAACTGGAAAGTGAAGATTTTCACAATGGCACAGAGTAACCTAATGCTGCTTTTACTTTAGCAAGGGTGTCAGATGCGATCGCTTCCGCTTTTTCCCGTCCATCACGCAACACAGACTCCAGATAACCCTTGTCGTCCATGACTTCTTTATACTTATCCCGAATCGGCTTGAGGGCTGCAACTGCGGTATCTGCAAGCAAAGGTTTAAACTGCCCCCATCCCATATCCTGACACTCAGTTGCTACCTCTTCTTTACTCTTGCCAGAAAGTAGCATATATAGAGTTAACAAATTGTTGCACTCAGGTCTTTCTGGGTCGTCAAATGTTAAACCTTTAACTGGATCGGTTTTACAACGTTTAATCTTCTTCTGAATCTCCTCCGGTGAATCTAACAGATTAATTCTGCTCAAATCTGAAGGATCAGACTTAGACATTTTGCGCGTACCATCAGTGAGACTCATAACTCTTGCGCCTTCAGCCCGAATTAATGGTTCTGGTAGCTTCAAAACAGGCTTTTTACGGGCAAATTGATGGTTAAATCTGGCAGCAATATCGCGTGTTAGTTCTATGTGTTGCTTTTGATCTTCCCCTACAGGAACTTTATCCGCTTGGTAAAGCAAAATATCTGCCGCCATTAATACGGGATAATCTACTAAACCAGTACCAACATTTTCCCCATGCTTAATAGCCTTTTCCTTGAACTGGATCATATCTTGCAACCAGTTTAGAGGCGTGATGCAGTTAAGTAGCCAAGTAAGTTCACTATGGGCAGATATATGAGATTGGATAAATATGTTAGAGCATTGCAAATCAATGCCACAAGCTAAATAGAGTGCGGCAGTGTTGTAGGTATCAGATGCCAACGTCGCAGGGTTGTGCGGCACTGTAATTGCGTGTAAATCTACTACACAGAAATAATTTTCGTACTGGCTTTGAATTTCTACCCAGTTGCGTATTGCACCCAGATAATTACCCAGGTGAGGATTACCAGTAGGTTGTACCCCAGAAAAAACTCGCTGCTTACCCATTGTGTTCGGTTAAGTATTCGTGCTGAACTGCCCAGCAAATAATATCAACAAATTGTCGTGTATTAGTTCTGATTATTATGACGCAATCTCCCTCACAGAATTTTGTTGCCGAACTTAAAAAGTGCATCTCTCTAGCGCAAGATATGGCTACTCATGCTGAAGCCAAACAAGCCTTTGAGCAATTACGTGGCAATTTGGAAGCTGAAAGCCCCCTAGCTGCTGAACTGTTGGATGTACTTTGGCAAGATGCGATCGCCGGAAGACGTTCCGCAGCTTTTTGGCAGCAGATGTGCGATGTGGAAAAAGATTTGAGCGATCGCATGATTGAGAATTTGGCGCAGCTAAGGAAAAATTATCTGCGGTTGATGCAGGAACAGTAAAGCTTTTCTAGCAGTTAAGCTGTTCCACATTTAAATTGCATATTTAGTGATTGCAAAGGCGCATGATTAAAGCTGATTGCTGATAGCTGACGGTGCAGACCGCTATATATTGTAAAACTCAAATATTAGCTGCCATTTTTTGCTGCAACCAATCACGAAAACTAGGATGATAAAGGCTATATTTAACTTCTGCTGCTATTGATTCTAAATGCAAAAATTCTCGCCATTTTCCTAAAACTACTTTGATTTCATATTCATCTTCGTCTAATCTTTCCGCTATTGTTTCTATTGATATTGATTGCTCTTGTACTACAATATTTAGCACCTTTCCAGCTATTGTTTGCTGGTTAGTAGTTATTAAATTCATTTTATTTAAGTGATTTTGATAATAAATTTGTAACCCTTGTGGATAAATGTCTTGATTTATAGCTTTTAATATTTCGCTAGCGTACATAAAATTAGTTTCATGTTCGTTGATTTTCAACCATCCCATTTCTGAGGGGTGGAGGAGATGATAATTTTTAATATATTCCTGTACATCAGCACGATTCTGTTCTAGGTATGCTGATAAATCTAAATATTGAGATGGTGTTTCAATTAGTAAACCAGATTTATCTGGTAAGAAAGGACGGCGAGTTAGGAGAAAATAAACTTTTTCTGGTAGATAGCGAGGTAAATATAAAATATTTGAACCGCGAGGCTGATTGTTGATATCAATGCGATCGCACCCATCAATAGTAATAATTAAACGTTCTTCTGGATGCAAGCGATCGCTAATTTGTTGCAGTAACAAAGAGAAAAAGCCACCGCCTTCTGTAGTAGCATCAGATGTAATATTTTTACTACCTTGATTTTGAGCAATTTCTATTAATTGAGTGCAAACCGTACTCAAAAATTCCTCATACTCCCCCCGATCTTCGGGTGTGTTCTCACACTCCCCCGTTAAAAAGGGGGGTTGGGGGGGATCTTCACCAGCAATTTCGACATTGTAATAAATGACCCCAGGGTTTTGGCTAACATAATGGGCAAGAATGGCACTTTTACCAATCCCAGGTTCACCGATAATAGTAAAGTAGCCTCGGTCATATTGAGCGAGAAAGCTATTGATAGCAGTAAAGACAAATTCACGCCCGACGAAATTGTGATTTTTAGCGGTAATAATTTGCTCAAATTCTGGCGGGTATCTGGGGATATTTATTGTATTTTTGGCAATATTATTCATTTTTTAACCACCTTCCAACCGTAGGAAATGAACACGACCTGATTGTTCTCCTGCAACAATTGTTAATCCATCTGGGGAAACTGCACAGCACCAGATAGGGCTGTCATCAATAAAAGTAGAGATTTCCTTTCTTGTCTGTAAATCCCACACTTTCAGGGTATTATCACGAGAACCAGAAACGGCTCTTTTGCCATCGGGGGTAATTGCTACTGCTTGTACCGAGGCGTTATGACCAGTTAGGGTAGAGATTTCCTTTCCTGTCTGTAAATCCCACACTTTCAGAGTGTTGTCAGATGAACCAGAAACGGCGCTTTTGCCATCAGGGGTAATTGCTACTGCTCGTACCCAGGCGTTATGACCATTCAGGGTAGAGATTTCCTTTCCTGTCTGTAGATCCCACACTTTCAGGGTGAAGTCAGATGAACCAGAGACGGCGCTTTTGCCGTCGGGGGTAATTGCTACTGCTTCTACCGAGTCGTTATGACCTGTTAGGGTACGCAGCAAGTTTCCGTCGGGAGTGGTTAAGCTGGCTGTAATGGGTCGCAATCGAGGAATTTCACTTTTACTTGCTGCTGCATCTGCCAATATTTTTTGAATTTCTGGCTGTTCAAAACTCTGCAACCTTCCCCACAGTTGCCCTACTAATTGATTTTGGTCTTGATTCAAAACATGGGCTGATAACTGTAGCGCACGTTGAATTAATTTCAGAGTTTTGACTTGTTCGGGTTCTAGTTTCTCGGATTTTTCTAATTTCTCTAATATCTCAGGGTCATCAATCAAAGCATAATCCCTAATCAGAGCTTCTACTCCAAATTTAGGATATTTAATTTTCAAAATAATAAAATCAAAATTCGTGAGACATTGATAATATTCTGCTGAGTTACTCCTTTTTAATTGGATTTCAGGGAACTGCCCCAGATATAAATTTTGAAATTCTGCTGGTTTTGAGGCTAATTTAGTGGCAATCTTCCCCATTTATTTCATCTCTCTGAGCATATAATCAGCCATACTTTTATTAACTTCTATAAAGAGTTTGCGATCTTTATCTAATTTATCTTGGTCTTGTAGAAATTCTAGAAAACTGCGATGAAAAATACTGTAGTAAGTTTTTTGTTCCTCTTCATTTACTTTCCGAGTCACATACTCAACCCAATCATTTAAAACGGATTTCACCTCATATTCATCTTCATCAAGAATTTCTGAAATCATGGTTGAAGATATGGGTTCACCTCTTTCTACTAAGATATAAAGGATTTTTACTTTCTTTTCATTGGATTCATTATCCATCCCCATCCGATGCCAATGAGTTGTATAGTAATCCTGAAGACCTTGGGGTAATCCATTCAGAGTTAGATCGTTGTATTTACCTTCAGAGATTCCAGGTAATACATAACGTAAATACATGAAATTATTTTCACTCTTGATAGCTATCTCCTGAGTGAAATTATCGTCAGAAATATTGCGTTCATTAATCCAATCTATCAGTTTAGAATCATTCTTCAAAAACAAGTGAATATACTCTTTGACATCTTCCTGAATCAAAGCAGCATAATCACTTTTGGTTAAATCTAATTCATCTACAGGAGTCTCTGGAGAAACAGTTAAACGTTTTGTTTCTTGGTTGTAAGGTCTTCTTGTTAGTAAAAAATAAACTCCATCCGGCAAGTTTTGGGGTAAATCTAAAAGATTACTATTTCCTTCTTGTTCTACTTCATCTAGGGCATCAACAACAATAACAAGTTTTTTCCCTTCCAGTTCTTCACTTGCTTTTTGCAATACAGTTCTTAGATCCGCGTTGTCTGCATTTTGGAGAGAATATCGTTTAATCAACTGTTGCCTAATATTAGCTAAAAACTGTTCTGGTTTATTGCGTCCTTCTGCGAATACATTAAAATAACAAGGACATTTGATAGCTGAGATATATTTAGCTGCGATCGCGCTTTTTCCCATCCCTGCATCCCCAATCACAGTAAAATAACCTTTGGGTTGAGTTGAGAAAAATTTATTAATAGCTTGAAAAACAAAATCGCGACCGCAGAATAAACGAGTCTTCTCAAAAATTAAGGCTTTAAACTCTTTAGGATAAACATCTAAGTTCCAATCTGGATAAGGCTGATATTTTGACGCTTTCGTTTGTTTAGCAACTGCAATAAAAGCTTCGCCAAATTCTTCTATTTCAGGCAATACGTAAATTTTGACATTAACTATTTGCGTTTTTAGTTCGCTATTTTGATGAAGAAACTTTTTAGTATTTTCTACAAACTTCCAGGGAGCATTATTACTGTAAGCCTCCCAAAAGTAATCTTTAATTAATTTCTCTCTAAATAAATTTAAAATTGCTTCAGGTTTAAATACGCCATATTTTACGAGGGTGTACCCATAAACAGTATCAATATCATCAACAATTTGGGTAGAATTAAGTTTTAATTCTTGTAAAATTTTGATAACAGCTTCGTTTTTTTGAGCTTGTTTAACGATCAGTTGACTAGCTTGAGGAGCATATTTACTAATTACGGAAGTAATGGCGGCGAATTCTATCATGCCTCTCTACCAAAAATTGATTATTTGTTAACTAGCAGTATTACATGAAAGATAACATAGTACGTTTGCGATATCTGGTGGCTGAATAATGAAATTTATCGGAATTGATTTTGGCTGGGTATCTGGCGCTAGTGGATTATGCTGTTTGGAATGGCGAAATAATCAATTAGAAATTTTAAATTTAGACCGCCAACAATCAAATGTAGATATTCTTACTTGGCTTGAAACTTGGATATCACCTGATGAACCAGGAATAATTGCCGTGGATGCACCAACTTTGATTCCTAATGCTACAGGAATGCGCCTACCAGATAAACTCAGTCATAAATATTTTGGTAAATATCACGCTGGTTGCTATCCTGCAAGTTTAGCACGTTCTTATGCTCAAAAAACTGTTCAATTTGGTTTAGAATTAGAAGTACGTGGATTTGTTCACGCACCAATTATAGAACCTCAAAAATTGGAAAGGTATCAAATAGAAGTATATCCCCACGCAGCAATAGTAAATTTATTTAACTTAGATCGCATCTTGAAATATAAAAAAGGAAAACTGGCAGATCGTCGAATAGAATTGTGTAAATTATCCCAGTATATTATCGATATTTTACCCACTTATCAACCTAAACTAGATCTCTCTTTCTCCTCTATACCTTCTCTGCGTTTTGGTGGTTCGTTAATCTCAGAATTTCCGACCACAGGTGCAGCACTCAAAGCATTAGAAGATCAACTCGATGCTCTTATATGTGCGTATGTAGCTGCACATTGGTGGTATTGGGGCGTTGAGCGTAATTTGGTATTAGGCGATCGCACTACTGGATATATAGTTATTCCGAATAGAAATTAGCTCTTAAATCTTATGCTAAAAAGAATTAATTCGTAATAAACATCTGCGTTTATCTGCGGTTAAAACATTTTTATGAATTGTATATTGTAGAGACGCGAGATCTCGCGTCTCTACAGCTAAATTATGCCCAACTAATTAATCCTAATTCATGAGGACTGCTGAGATTTTCGTGTTTAGGCAACACACGCAGAGATAAACCTTGTAAACCAGAAGCAGAGTATAGAATATCAGCCGTATAAATACTATCTCCTTGTTGATCTTTTCCTTGGTGTTGCATTACCAGACTTGTACCATTAGTAATTTCACCATCTGCATTTACAGCGCCTTGATATAGCTCAATTTGGACATCATTTGGGGTGAGCCCTGCTAAGTTAATTAAAGCTTTAACAGAAACCTTTTGATTAACCTGAATTTGCTCGGTTGCAGAAACATCAACTGAGACGATTTTGATGTTGTACCAATGTTGAAAAATGCTTTCTTTCCAAGCAGCTAATTCCTTGGCTGGGGCATAATTGTTACCTGTCATTACGAAGTTGCGATCGCTTGCTGGAAAATAAGCCCGCGTTGCATATTCCCTTACCATCCGCGCCGTATTAAAGAACGGGCAATTTAACCGGATGGCATCTTTCATTTTGGCAATCCAACGGCGAGGAATTCCTTCACCATCGCGGTCATAAAACAAAGGCACTACTTCTTTTTCAATTAGCTCATATAGTGCATTTGCTTCTACTTCATCTTGATACTCAGGATCTTCGTAAGTTTCACCATGACCAATGGGCCAACCAGTGCGAACATAATCGGCTTCATCCCACCAACCATCTAGCACACTCAGATTAGGCAAACCATTCATCGCTGCCTTCATTCCACTCGTACCAGATGCTTCCCGTGGTCGTCTGGGTGTATTTAGCCAGACATCACAACCTGCAACCATCAACCGAGCTACATGGATATCGTAATCTGGGATAAATACTACGCTTGATGCGATGCCATTTTCCTTTGTCAAGCGGATGATTTCACGGATTAATTCTTTGCCTGGAATATCTTTAGGGTGAGCTTTTCCTGCAATTACAAACTGCACTTGTTTATGTTTGTTACTTGATAAAATCTGTTTAATCCGCTCAAGATTACGCAGAAATAAAGTAGCGCGTTTATAAGTAGCAAATCGACGAGCAAACCCAATTGTCAGAACACCTGGATCTAGAACTTCTTGAGCTTGGGAAATCTCCACTGGAGAAGCACCACGACCGCGCAAATGTTTGACTAAGCGATCGCGCACAAATACTACCAATTCTGAACGACTACGTTCGTGATTACGCCATAATTCTTCATCAGGAATTGACAGCACTCGTTCCCATAGAGGATCATTTGCTCCTTTTTGTGACCAGCTAGGGCCAAGATAGCGATCGTATAACTCCTGAGTTGATTTAGCTACACAACTGCGAGCATGAACCCCATTAGTAATCGCCGTTATTGGTACTTCTGCTATAGGTAAGCCTTTCCAAAGGCTGTGAAACATGATCCGTGATACTTCACCGTGTAACTGAGCAACACCATTAACAAAGCTGGAGGTTTTCAGCGCCAACGCCGCCATACTAAAAGGTGAAGATAAATCTCCCGTGTTCTCTCGTCCAAGACCGAGAAATTCCTCACGAGATAATCCGTAAGTATGGGCGTAGTGTCCCACGTAGTACATTGCTTTGTCTGGCGGGAATAAATCGAATCCAGCAGAAACAGGCGTATGCGTAGTGAAAGCTTGAGTCGATTGGGCTACCTGTTTAGCTTGGGCAAAAGTCAGTCCTTGTTCTTGCATCAACATTCGGATGCGTTCCAGAATTAGAAAGCCAGAATGACCTTCATTGAGGTGATACATCGTAGGTTTGTATCCCAAAGCCTTCAACATCCTGA is a genomic window of Oculatellaceae cyanobacterium containing:
- a CDS encoding methylenetetrahydrofolate reductase; the encoded protein is MNNFRAAVKAGEFIVTAEVAPPKGGDPALMVRMAQTLKGRVHAVNITDGSRAVLRMSPVAASVILLQHGIEPICQVACRDRNRIGLQADLMGAHALGIRNILALTGDPVKAGDHPDAKSVFDLESVRLLQLIRKLNHGFDCNDKLLTDGATDLFVGAAVDPESSSWSGLQRRFERKVEAGAQFFQSQLISNFDKLEKFMDQIAAGTDKPILAGIFLLKSAKNAEFINRCVPGVNIPQHTIDRLASASDPLQEGIKIAAEQVQVARQLCQGIHMMAVKREDLIPEILDLAGISEQLTINNEQLSMTN
- a CDS encoding RnfABCDGE type electron transport complex subunit D — translated: MLLQDARDYQILFLSTFLVLGISTRDWTLRPELIITVIATCLITQWLAISILPEINQKIRGFIFENPNDSPEIKPSLTTNEKLLSLKSATITSLGLSLLLRADNYPTMVLAGALAILSKFIFKFNQKHFFNPANFGIICVLMLTKDAWVSPGQWGDEWWYALLFAGTGGIVLKRVGRWDTTAAFLGSYALLEAIRNFWLGWTFDVYLHRLMSGSLLLFALFMITDPRSIPNARISRILWAVCIAGLTFILRNQYFVSTAVFWALFALSPLSIVFDLIWSAPQFKWLEKLTILPTKLVEDDLKDAVTVEIAQS
- a CDS encoding isochorismatase, which codes for MILQTITQLPIPSHFDATKVGQLWRVPYQERAVDAKDWAKKYEIPPASQDKTRICLLLIDVQNTFCLPEFELFVGGRSGTGAVDDNVRLCEFIYRNLGVISAIAPTMDTHTAMQIFHPIFWINDAGEHPTPAATNITPADIKQGLWKVNPAVADISGGDYSTLQAHAFHYVQQLSNAGKYPLTVWPYHSMLGGIGHALVSAVEEALFFHSIARSSQTRFEIKGDNPLTENYSVLSAEVLQDVNGQPIAQKNTSFIQHLLEFDAVIIAGQAKSHCVAWTIEDLLTEITAKHSNLAQKIYLLEDCTSPVVVPGVVDYTEQADDAFARFAEAGMNLVNSTAPIESWL
- a CDS encoding mucoidy inhibitor MuiA family protein — its product is MNSETLNSDISKTVDTLICAVTIYTEQARIRRRGVVALDGQEKELIILGLPAILNPESLRVSGAGTQAVRVLEISTKLVSQVESVDQQLTELTQQIRELEAQERGIQNILASVQLQRNFIHSLSEKSVERFSKSLASQQAGINEARDLLNFLGQHYNDYSTVITQNEQQRNDINQQLQILRQQLQQLQIPRVQESLNLIVTIAPTAACNFEIEVSYVVKQASWIPLYDLQISDNGERVNINYLAEVQQRTGEDWIDAFLTLSTAKPELGTLPPKLNPWYIDVLRPRVDYPPPPMALPSAPMNMPRQRMLRSANLPEDYEETDAMFAVETVAAEVSTQGGVVTFQLKQSSNIPSDGTPHKVTIFSDDYPCRKEYIAIPRLVSFAYLQATVTNPQTGATLLPGKANIFRNNTFVGTTQLENIAPGQEFKLNLGIDESLKIERDLVERQVDKKLIGSHRRTTYAYRLVITNLRDEQVTIKLSEQVPLSRNEQIKVRLTRCNPQIEADKMGILEWSLMLPPQSKQEIYYQFLVEHSPDLTVVGLNL
- the trpS gene encoding tryptophan--tRNA ligase translates to MGKQRVFSGVQPTGNPHLGNYLGAIRNWVEIQSQYENYFCVVDLHAITVPHNPATLASDTYNTAALYLACGIDLQCSNIFIQSHISAHSELTWLLNCITPLNWLQDMIQFKEKAIKHGENVGTGLVDYPVLMAADILLYQADKVPVGEDQKQHIELTRDIAARFNHQFARKKPVLKLPEPLIRAEGARVMSLTDGTRKMSKSDPSDLSRINLLDSPEEIQKKIKRCKTDPVKGLTFDDPERPECNNLLTLYMLLSGKSKEEVATECQDMGWGQFKPLLADTAVAALKPIRDKYKEVMDDKGYLESVLRDGREKAEAIASDTLAKVKAALGYSVPL